A genomic window from Triticum urartu cultivar G1812 chromosome 7, Tu2.1, whole genome shotgun sequence includes:
- the LOC125523203 gene encoding protein mago nashi homolog 2 has product MAAVGGAGNGAGEEAGGAAFYLRYYVGHKGKFGHEFLEFEFRPNGKLRYANNSNYKNDTMIRKEVFVSPSVLREARRIIQDSEIMKEDDSNWPEPDRVGRQELEIVMGNEHISFTTSKIGSLVDVQTSKDPEGLRIFYYLVQDLKCFVFSLINLHFKVKPIQL; this is encoded by the exons atggcggcggtcggcggcgcgGGCAACGGAGCCGGCGAGGAAGCAGGCGGGGCGGCGTTCTACCTGCGGTACTACGTGGGGCACAAGGGCAAGTTCGGGCACGAGTTCCTCGAGTTCGAGTTCCGCCCCAACGGCAAGCTCCGCTACGCCAACAACTCCAACTACAAGAACGACACCATGATCCGCAAGGAGGTCTTCGTCTCCCCCTCCGTGCTCCGCGAGGCGAGGAGGATCATCCAGGACTCGGAG ATAATGAAGGAGGACGACAGCAACTGGCCGGAGCCCGACCGCGTCGGCAGGCAGGAGCTCGAGATTGTCATGGGCAACGAGCACATCTCCTTCACCACCTCCAAGATCGGCTCCCTCGTTGACGTCCAGACCAGCAAGGACCCGGAGGGCCTCCGCATCTTCTACTACCTCGTCCAG GATCTTAAATGTTTCGTGTTTTCACTTATCAACCTCCACTTTAAGGTCAAGCCTATTCAACTTTGA
- the LOC125522660 gene encoding 5' exonuclease Apollo-like: MFLFEGAFGNVLHTGDCRLTPDCIQGLPFRYITAEAPGASQAPPSCRIDYLFLDCTFAKCPLQFPAKEASIRQVINCIWEHPNAPTVYLVSDMLGQEDILIEVSRAFGSKIYVDRDKNSECYHTLSLVAPEILTEDVSSRFQVIEFPRLLERATEMLALARARQQPEPLIIRPSTQWYAHYAAPEASLKQKPALTEPMRDEFGVWHVCLTMHSSREELEQALRFLQPKWVISTTPPCLAMDLAYVKKHCFLSRLGPDDPIWKLLRIPHGNATVTGSPQASRTTVEAIKQSEEQESEDTWSAVCSQVLQDEGPVLQDFAIEVAQPVTLFGRARLGLPQDCELWKDEYESVQVAEEAKFEEELQNSNAKSFELWKDFKSDKGTAHMIDLTQAVTNELHDSATEPELQKDCESIDGIQVIDITHDDVCEHSSSRDGGAELAKDMKCNEGAEQIRLSRFEAKEENSTARARFSEICKPRESVKFTAETIGKQAKIEATEELLSEDRTVLSDISNRSEGPDTDRADTAGVGSSKVLNAKLRRLYRSMNVAVPRPLPSLVELMGASKRPRVSSQFHL; encoded by the exons ATGTTTCTGTTCGAGGGCGCCTTCGGCAACGTCCTGCACACCGGCGACTGCCGCCTCACCCCCGACTGCATTCAGGGCCTGCCGTTCAGGTACATCACCGCTGAGGCACCAGGAGCGAGCCAGGCGCCGCCGTCGTGCCGCATCGACTACCTCTTCCTGGACTGCACGTTTGCCAAGTGCCCGCTGCAATTCCCGGCCAAGGAGGCCTCCATACGTCAG GTGATCAACTGCATCTGGGAGCACCCGAATGCGCCGACAGTATATCTCGTGTCCGACATGCTGGGACAGGAGGACATACTGATCGAGGTGTCCAGGGCGTTTGGGTCGAAGATATACGTCGACAGGGACAAGAATTCAGAGTGCTACCACACCCTCTCGCTCGTCGCACCGGAAATCCTCACCGAGGACGTGTCCTCTCGCTTTCAGGTGATCGAATTCCCCCGGTTGTTGGAGCGGGCAACGGAGATGCTTGCATTAGCACGGGCGAGGCAGCAGCCTGAGCCCCTCATCATCAGGCCTTCTACCCAGTGGTACGCGCACTACGCGGCACCAGAGGCGTCGCTGAAGCAGAAGCCGGCGCTGACGGAGCCTATGCGGGATGAATTCGGGGTGTGGCACGTGTGCTTGACGATGCATTCGTCTCGCGAGGAGCTGGAGCAGGCCCTGCGATTCCTCCAGCCCAAGTGGGTCATCTCGACAACACCTCCTTGCCTTGCCATGGATCTGGCCTATGTCAAGAAACACTGCTTCCTGTCCCGGCTAGGCCCCGATGATCCCATCTGGAAGTTGCTCAGAATACCTCATGGAAATGCTACTGTCACAGGCTCACCGCAGGCGTCAAGAACCACAGTAGAAGCCATCAAGCAGAGTGAGGAACAAGAGTCAGAAGACACTTGGTCTGCTGTTTGCAGCCAGGTATTACAAGATGAAGGACCAGTGTTACAAGATTTTGCAATTGAAGTGGCGCAGCCCGTGACATTGTTTGGGAGAGCAAGGCTTGGATTACCTCAGGACTGTGAACTGTGGAAAGACGAGTATGAGAGTGTTCAAGTGGCCGAGGAGGCCAAATTTGAGGAGGAATTGCAGAATTCAAATGCAAAATCCTTCGAGCTATGGAAGGACTTCAAATCTGACAAGGGCACTGCCCACATGATTGATTTAACTCAAGCTGTAACAAACGAGCTCCATGATTCAGCAACAGAACCTGAGTTGCAGAAGGACTGTGAATCCATCGACGGCATTCAAGTAATCGACATTACTCATGATGACGTGTGTGAGCACAGCTCGAGTAGGGACGGCGGTGCTGAACTTGCCAAGGATATGAAATGCAATGAGGGTGCAGAACAAATCAGGTTATCTAGATTCGAGGCGAAAGAAGAGAATTCAACTGCAAGAGCCAGGTTCTCGGAAATTTGCAAGCCCAGGGAGAGTGTCAAATTCACCGCTGAGACAATAGGCAAGCAAGCTAAAATAGAAGCAACAGAAGAACTGCTTTCCGAGGATCGCACTGTTCTATCCGACATTAGCAACAGATCTGAAGGCCCTGACACTGACAGAGCAGATACTGCTGGAGTCGGGTCATCGAAGGTTTTGAATGCGAAGCTGAGGAGGTTGTACAGGTCGATGAACGTGGCAGTTCCTCGGCCATTGCCGTCATTGGTGGAGCTCATGGGAGCCTCCAAACGACCAAGGGTCTCCTCCCAGTTTCATCTATGA